The DNA region AACGAAAGGTACTAATTGAATTTGTAAGCCCAgtgtttattttttatttatttttcccAACTATGTAAATTTAATGTGAGTTTGCATGTAGAGTGATGATGCCAGAGTTGCCAAGGAAGTTGAAGCCTATGAAATAAGGATGAAGAAAGAACTTGAGAAACAAGATATCCTAAGAAAAAAGGTTTTATTCAATGAACATAAGCTGCCATCATGCATTATATGAAGCTAAAAGACATCATATTCTCTTATAGCTAAGCCTTCTATTTTCCATCTCGTAGAATGAAGAACGAATGAGGAAAGAAATGGAAAGACAAGATCGtgagagaaagaaggaagaagaGAGGCTGATGCGCGAGAGACAGCGAGAAGAGGAAAGATTAAAGCGTGAGCAAAGGCGGGAGATAGAACGAAGGGAAAAATATTTGATGAAAGAACATTTAAGAGTAAGTTTTAAGTCCCAAGTTATAGCTTTCTTGAATAAAGTATTATACTTGAATCAAGTATTTAGGCATCTAACTATTTAATGTATCCTGATGTATCTTCACGTGTTACATATTATAAAGGCTGAGAAAAGGAAGCAAAAAGAAGAGATTCGCAGAGAGAAAGAGGCGGAGAGAAGGAAAGCAGCCCTTGAAAAGGCAAATGCTCGCAGAATAGCCAAAGAATCTATGGAGCTCATTGAGGATGAACAGCTGGAATTGATGGAGTTGGCTGCAGTAAGCAAGGGCCTTACCTCTATTATCCATATTGATCTTGATACTTTGCAAAACCTTGAATCATTTAGGGGTGAGCAATTTGTCATTAAATTACTCGGTGATATTACATAGTTTGGTTCTTTGAACCTTTAGTATTTATCTGGAAATACTAAGAAAAAGGTTGTACTGCCAACAATTGTACTGTAGATTCCTTGTGTGTTTTCCCGCCCAGAAGTGTAAAGCTAAAAAAACCATTTGCTATCCAGCCCTGGATCAACTCGGATGAAGATGTTGGCAACCTTCTCATGGTATGTTTGGATTGCCCCTCTCGATTCCTTACAGCATACATATATAACATGTCACGCACTGGTTGCAAAATTCATTTTTTGGTACTGTCAAGCGGTGGGGTGTGATGGTGACTTTAAGTTGACCTTCCATGTATGCCAGACTGAGATTAGGGATGTAATTGTAATGTGTAGATGCGGTTCTGTTTGCATGTGTGTTATTGAGGGTATAATGGTGACTTTAAGTTGACCTTCCATCTCTGCTAGACTGAGATTATTAATGTAATTGTAATGTGTATATGCACTTCTGTTTGCATGTGTTTTATTGACCTTCCATATATAATCCGTTTTTAGCTTAATTTGAGGAATCTGATTTTGAAGTATGAAACCTGGGGTGTTCTATATTACAGGTTTGGAGATTCTTGATTACCTTTGCTGATGTTCTTGAGTTATGGCCTTTTACTCTTGATGAATTTGTGCAAGCGTTTCATGATTATGTGAGTAAATCTGGCCTTTCCTAATGATTTTGAACCGGAGGGAAACTATTTTTCTTGCATTTTTTGGCTCATTTATGGATTTTTAATCTTAAAACTCAATGATCACAGGATTCAAGATTGTTGGGTGAGATACATGTTGCTGTTCTTAAAGTGATAATAAAAGACATTGAAGATGTTGCAAGGACACCTACAGGATTAGGACTGAACCAGAATGGAGCTGCTAATCCTGCCGGTGGCCATCCAGAGATTGTGGAAGGAGTAAGTTGAACTATACAAAAATAATTATCCGTTATTTTTGAGACAAATAGTATTTTTGTCTGATGCAGTCCACACCAATAATGTGTCTTTCATGTTAGGCATATACATGGGGCTTTGACATACGAAATTGGCAGAAGAACTTAAATCAATTAACATGGCCTGAAATTCTGCGACAGTTAGCATTATCTGCAGGATTGGGACCACAGTTGAGAAAAAGAAGTGTTACTTGGTCATATGCAAATGATAAAGACGAGGttcattttttttttttattttacttgaTTTTCAGCTCAAAATTGTTGTCTTTTCGGAATACTGCCGTATAATAGTGTGCCGATAGGATGAAAATCATTTCAGTTTGCTGGTTCTGCGAGAGCTTTTTGTTATCATTGACTACTTTCACTGAATAATTGATTTTGAATATATTTTAAATCAACAATGAAATTTCTCGTCTTAAATTTATTATTGATTAATTGGAGCAAAATGTACTTGTAACTGCAGGGAAGAAGTGGCGAAGATGTCATTTCAACACTTCGTAATGGTTCAGCAGCTGTAAGTGCAGTGGCAAAAATGCAAGAGAAAGGTCTATTAGCTCCTCGAAGATCGAGACACAGGTTAACTCCAGGAACTGTTAAATTCGCAGCATTTCATGTTCTCTCTCTTGAGGGCGGCAAGGGTTTGAATGTACTAGAGCTTGCAGAAAAGATTCAAGTGAGTTGTTTATTGTCACATCGAATTCTCTTAAGAATTGTTATCTTTGTTCTTATGTTCCTTGTCATGTCAGAAATCTGGTCTTCGTGACCTGACAACCAGTAAAACACCTGAAGCATCAATTTCGGTTGCTTTGACTAGAGATGGCAAACTTTTTGAAAGGATAGCTCCATCAACATATCGTGTACGAACTGCATTTAGAAAGGATCCTACTGAGTCTGAGTCCATTCTTTCAGAAGCAAGAAAGAAAATACAGATATTTGAAAATGGGTTTCTAGCTGGTGTAGATGCCGATGATGTTGAAAGAGAAGAGTCAGAAAGTGATGAAGTTGATGAGGATCCTGAAGAGGATGATTTGATTAATCCTTCAAGTGGAAACCCAAATACAGAACAATATGATGACATGAACATTTGCTCGGTAAATGTAAAAGCAAATTTGGGTCATGCTGTAGACTTTATTCAAAATGAGCTTGATACAGATCTTCCTTGTTTTCCTGAGAATGGTTCCAAGGATGCTGATTGTTCCAGTTCTGTCACCAGACAACCAGTTGCTTGTGAAAATGTAAATACTGGAAATCTTGATGATGATGTCATGGAGATCGATGAAAGCAAGTCTGGAGAATCATGGGTTCAAGGGCTGACAGAAGGAGAATATTCTGATCTCAGTGTAGAAGAGCGTCTAAATGCTCTTGTTGCATTGGTTGGTGTagcaaatgaaggaaattcaatCCGTATTGTTCTTGAGGTGATTTAAACTCCATGTAATTAATATCTTCGGGTTTAATTGTTTTTGATTTTCAAGAGTTGACATTAATCGTGTTTTTCAGGATCGATTGGAATCAGCAAATGCTCTGAAAAAGCAAATGTGGGCAGAAGCACAAATAGATAAAGTTCGGCTAAAAGATGATTATATTGTTAAATTAGATTACACGTCACTTACTGGAAATAAATTTGAAACACAAGACACATATCCTGCTGTTGAGGAAAACCGTAGCCCGTTGCTCAACATCAATATTAACAACATTAAGAATGAAGCATCCCCCAGCACTACAGAAAACCAAAAAGGAACTCCTTCTGTACAGAGCCTACTTATTGAAAAGCCATCAACAGTTCAAGATTTCTGCACAGGAATAGGTCCAGACAACTTTCAGACTCAGGTAGCTGCACCGTATTCAAAAAGGTCACGGTCACAGTTGAAGTCCTATATTTCCCACATAGCAGAGGAGATGTATGTCTACAGATCTTTACCCCTTGGCCAAGACCGCAGGCGTAATCGATATTGGCAGTTTGTTGCGTCTGCTTCTAGTAATGACCCTGGTTCTGGCAGGATCTTTGTTGAACATCATGAAGGCAGTTGGAGGCTTATTGATTCCGAAGAGGTAACTCTATTGAACCAGCACATTGATATATTTGTTCCTACTCTTAAGTCTTAAGCATTCTAAGCCATTTCCTCTTTTAAATTTATGATTCTCTCACTGTTTTTCATCATTGTCTGATCATTAAACAAACGGCATTAATGTGGACAGTCACTGAAATTTAAACACCCGCCCTATCTTTTCAATAATGGAATTCCTTTTATATCCATCCTCTCGAAGTTATATTTTCTTTATTCTTGATTTATCGGGTGGCCTGTCTTGAAAGTGTTATTGAATCTAATCTGGTGATGTCAATGTTCCTGCGAGTTTGAAATGTATTTATATACTTCGCCTTAATTAGTGTATTATTATTTATTCTACCATTCATATGCAGGCCTTTGATATTCTTTTGACATCACTGGATTCACGCGGGATCAGGGAATCTCATCTGCGCTTAATGTTGCAAAAGATTGAGAAATCCTTTAAAGAAAATGTTCGAAAAACTACACAATATGCAAAAATTGGAAGCGTAGAGAAATATTCTATAAAAACTGAAGCTGATGAAACATATCTGGTGCCTGAGCGCCATTCAGGACCTGACAGTTCTAGCAGTACCCTTCATGACTTGAACTCTAGTACATCAGAAACTTCATCATCCTTCAAAATCGAGCTTGGGAAAAGTGAGAATGAAAAGAAAGCTGCCTCGAGAAGGTATCAAGATTTTCAAAAGTGGATGTGGAAAGAATGCTATAGTTCATCGATTTTATGTGCAATGAAATTTGGGGTAAAAAGATGCAAACCTCAGGTGGTTATTTGTGAAATCTGTCTCAATCCTTATTTTGTTGAAGACCCCCATTGCAATTCCTGCCACCGCACATTTCCGTCAAATAATGGATTTAATTTTTCTAAACATGCATTTCAATGTGTTGGCAATTTATCCAAAGATATTTGTATTTTGGAACATTCTCTTCCCATGAGGACAAGATTGCTTAAGATCCTACTGTCATACATGGAGGTGAGTTGATGCCAACTTCGGTTCTTAATCTCAAATCTAATTTTCTTGTAAATTTTAAGATGTCATTTTGCTTCCTATTATTTCATTGCTTTTGAAGAGTATGTTGTACTCGCGTTTTGATTTACAGGCATCTGTTCTCTCTGAAGCATTTGGAACAATTTGGACAGCTGATTTTAGGAAGCATTGGGGTGTGAAGTTGAGTAAATCATCGTCTGTTGAGGAACTTTTACAGGTTTCATGCCGTTTCATTTCTTGAAGTTTTATCTTTCCATATACTTGCCTCATTTAAAAAGGTCGACAATCAATATCAATGGAGACGTACTTAAATTAAAAAAAGAAGCTATTTTGCAGATGTTGACCCTATTTGAAAAAGCACTAAAGCGTGATTTTCTATCACCAAACTTCTCGACAACGGAAGAATTATTGGGATTAAGCAGAATGTCAGAAAAGGCTGCACATGTGTCTGCTGATCCTGAATCAGTTGCTCTACTTCCATGGGTTCCACAAACTACTGCAGCATTGTCTCTCAGGCTATTTGAGTTTGATTCATCCATTAGCTATGTAAAGCTCGAGAGACTTGACCCCGGTGAGGAGAAAGAAGCAAGAGAATACATTGTGAGTATCTTTCATTTTTCCTCTTTAAGTAAACAGCTTTGAGAATTGAGTCTGAACTTCAGTAGCAAGTTTGCCTGCCACCTCTCATTTTTCTGTATTATATTTTGAGCAATTACGTTATTGAGCATAGAATTTTCATGATAATCTAATGGAACGTTTTCTTATTTGCAGAGGCTTCCATCAAGATATACTTCCTTCAAGCCTAATAGAGAGATTGAGCCAGCAGCTCTTGATCATGATGCATTCACCAAAATTAAATCTTCTACTAATAAAATTGTTCATAGTGGAAATAAACGTGGACGAGGGGCTAGTGATCATGGGAGGGTGAAAAAGCTGTCTAAAAGAATGTACAATTCCAAACGAGACACTGGCCGTCGAAACATTAATGTCACCGAGAATCTAAGTCAGAGATTAAGACTGCAGGGACGAGGACCACAAGGGCAAGGGGGTGGACGAGGTCGTCGAACAGTCAGGAAACGTAGAGTAGAAAAGAGAGCTGTTGAAGATTTGTTGCTGGGCCATGCAGCAGCTGGTCATAGCTTCAAGAGTGCTAAAGAACCACTGAGAAGTTTGGATGAAGAATGGGATGTAGAAAAAGCAAGTTCCATGACTCCTGTTCACATTGGGGTTGCTGAAAATAGTATCAGTGCTGAAGAGGTGGAGTCTGATGATAATGCTTTAGGAGTGGAGTCTTATGATAATGCTCAAGGAATGGAATCTGATGATAATGCTCAAGAAATGGAATATGATGATAATGCTCAAGAAATGGAATATGATGATAATGCTCAAGCAGTGGAATCTGATGATAATGCTCAAGCAGTAGAATATGATCATGGAAACTGGGAGATAGGTTATAATGGCGTCTCCCCTAACAGATGGCACAGGGATTTGGTTGGAATGAGTGATGAAGACGGGGATGCTTTTGAAGATGATAATGAGAATGTCAATGTTAATGGCTTTGAAGAGAATTTCGAGGAAGATTCTGAGGAAGATATTATGAGTGAAGGTTCGGATC from Lathyrus oleraceus cultivar Zhongwan6 chromosome 1, CAAS_Psat_ZW6_1.0, whole genome shotgun sequence includes:
- the LOC127081735 gene encoding homeobox-DDT domain protein RLT1, whose protein sequence is MEEEAENNTQKVDDGVENSNENFNNNESNSKIMSSSEGQSKPKRQMKTPFQLEALEKAYALETYPSEATRVELSEKLGLSDRQLQMWFCHRRLKDKKELPSKKLRKVPPLVNSTTDELNPKLALEPCNEYGSGSGSGCSPVTRPELRNVVPLRYYESPQTIMELRAIACVEAQLGESLREDGPILGIEFDPLPPDAFGAPLAVAEQQKRPGLAYDDKIYERHEVRPNKAMTRTFPEYTFVPNQSSIRSDTFEQLSQPHLYDPMEGPTRTPPFPIGNEHLPRIHATQSHSSRARLSSQHDKQVIPYTSPPPLLSQQNKQLIPFPSPPRDDDVVPNREPHSNIANAGMNSQFTDHQIVGQENPLALALPGGQVFPNDAVLRVEKKRKSDDARVAKEVEAYEIRMKKELEKQDILRKKNEERMRKEMERQDRERKKEEERLMRERQREEERLKREQRREIERREKYLMKEHLRAEKRKQKEEIRREKEAERRKAALEKANARRIAKESMELIEDEQLELMELAAVSKGLTSIIHIDLDTLQNLESFRDSLCVFPPRSVKLKKPFAIQPWINSDEDVGNLLMVWRFLITFADVLELWPFTLDEFVQAFHDYDSRLLGEIHVAVLKVIIKDIEDVARTPTGLGLNQNGAANPAGGHPEIVEGAYTWGFDIRNWQKNLNQLTWPEILRQLALSAGLGPQLRKRSVTWSYANDKDEGRSGEDVISTLRNGSAAVSAVAKMQEKGLLAPRRSRHRLTPGTVKFAAFHVLSLEGGKGLNVLELAEKIQKSGLRDLTTSKTPEASISVALTRDGKLFERIAPSTYRVRTAFRKDPTESESILSEARKKIQIFENGFLAGVDADDVEREESESDEVDEDPEEDDLINPSSGNPNTEQYDDMNICSVNVKANLGHAVDFIQNELDTDLPCFPENGSKDADCSSSVTRQPVACENVNTGNLDDDVMEIDESKSGESWVQGLTEGEYSDLSVEERLNALVALVGVANEGNSIRIVLEDRLESANALKKQMWAEAQIDKVRLKDDYIVKLDYTSLTGNKFETQDTYPAVEENRSPLLNININNIKNEASPSTTENQKGTPSVQSLLIEKPSTVQDFCTGIGPDNFQTQVAAPYSKRSRSQLKSYISHIAEEMYVYRSLPLGQDRRRNRYWQFVASASSNDPGSGRIFVEHHEGSWRLIDSEEAFDILLTSLDSRGIRESHLRLMLQKIEKSFKENVRKTTQYAKIGSVEKYSIKTEADETYLVPERHSGPDSSSSTLHDLNSSTSETSSSFKIELGKSENEKKAASRRYQDFQKWMWKECYSSSILCAMKFGVKRCKPQVVICEICLNPYFVEDPHCNSCHRTFPSNNGFNFSKHAFQCVGNLSKDICILEHSLPMRTRLLKILLSYMEASVLSEAFGTIWTADFRKHWGVKLSKSSSVEELLQMLTLFEKALKRDFLSPNFSTTEELLGLSRMSEKAAHVSADPESVALLPWVPQTTAALSLRLFEFDSSISYVKLERLDPGEEKEAREYIRLPSRYTSFKPNREIEPAALDHDAFTKIKSSTNKIVHSGNKRGRGASDHGRVKKLSKRMYNSKRDTGRRNINVTENLSQRLRLQGRGPQGQGGGRGRRTVRKRRVEKRAVEDLLLGHAAAGHSFKSAKEPLRSLDEEWDVEKASSMTPVHIGVAENSISAEEVESDDNALGVESYDNAQGMESDDNAQEMEYDDNAQEMEYDDNAQAVESDDNAQAVEYDHGNWEIGYNGVSPNRWHRDLVGMSDEDGDAFEDDNENVNVNGFEENFEEDSEEDIMSEGSDHMANRVINVGGSDLSVSEDSSD